In Trichomycterus rosablanca isolate fTriRos1 chromosome 20, fTriRos1.hap1, whole genome shotgun sequence, one DNA window encodes the following:
- the mpzl3 gene encoding myelin protein zero-like protein 3, producing the protein MDLRKSGRNVVVNGLYFGLFITFVLHPTPASCISVTATAEVNAVRGETVTLSCSFTSTSRLTSKMSVDWSYRPPDGGPPHTFFHFFSVPYPPEVGQFKGRVKWSGNPARNDASIQLLNATLTDNGTYSCAVRNPPDVHGPPADTILTISPKKAGLRFSDVAVLALFVLFPSALITLVLLMRICCPCCSPAFKTLHLDHHSPIEVADGGECGCKRSEKHRSGCCELVFVDSDGEDYSSYYEKQQLYKEAESKC; encoded by the exons atgGATTTAAGGAAATCGGGTCGAAATGTTGTAGTAAATGGACTTTATTTCGGATTATTTATCACCTTTG TCTTGCATCCGACTCCGGCCTCTTGCATCAGCGTGACCGCCACCGCCGAGGTAAACGCAGTGAGAGGAGAGACGGTCACTCTGTCCTGCTCGTTCACCTCGACGAGTCGTTTGACCAGCAAAATGTCAGTGGACTGGTCCTACAGACCCCCGGACGGCGGCCCTCCTCACACA TTCTTCCACTTCTTTTCGGTGCCGTACCCCCCAGAAGTTGGCCAGTTTAAGGGGCGGGTGAAGTGGTCGGGTAACCCCGCCCGCAACGATGCTAGCATCCAGCTGCTGAACGCCACGTTAACTGATAACGGCACCTATAGCTGCGCTGTACGCAACCCGCCCGACGTCCACGGACCCCCGGCGGataccatcctcaccatcagCCCCAAGA AAGCAGGATTAAGGTTTTCGGACGTGGCCGTGCTGGCCCTCTTCGTTCTCTTTCCGTCGGCTCTGATCACTCTGGTGCTGCTGATGAGAATCTGCTGTCCGTGCTGCTCCCCCGCCTTCAAAACGCTGCACCTCGACCATCACTCACCTATAGAGGTCGCTGATGG GGGGGAGTGTGGATGTAAACGCTCAGAAAAACACAGGTCTGGATGCTGTGAGCTGGTTTTTGTG GACTCGGACGGTGAGGATTACTCCTCATATTATGAGAAGCAGCAGCTTTATAAGGAGGCCGAGTCTAAGTGTTAG
- the LOC134334289 gene encoding myelin protein zero-like protein 2 has protein sequence MGVVFPGGTGTVIRMNGWHGVGAIKVYTSGHVEAVNGTDVRLKCTFSSSYPVRRSSLTISWSFRPLRAGDEETVFYYHVKPFLPTEGHFQNKVEFVGEISSSDASITVRDVKFSYNGTFNCQVKNPPDVHGNVGKVQLRVVTSAPLSEIVILAVAIGGAVLLAIVIFTISTFVRRRRTSERLERERLQHQRKDLVVW, from the exons GATGGCACGGTGTGGGCGCGATTAAGGTGTACACATCAGGACACGTGGAGGCGGTGAACGGTACGGACGTTCGACTCAAGTGCACGTTCTCGAGCTCGTACCCGGTCAGGCGCTCGTCCCTCACCATCTCCTGGAGCTTCCGACCACTCCGAGCCGGCGATGAGGAGACT GTGTTCTACTACCACGTGAAGCCGTTTCTTCCCACCGAGGGTCATTTTCAGAACAAGGTGGAGTTCGTGGGTGAGATTTCATCGAGCGACGCTTCCATCACGGTCCGGGACGTGAAGTTCAGCTACAACGGGACGTTCAACTGTCAGGTGAAGAACCCGCCCGACGTCCACGGAAACGTGGGGAAAGTTCAGCTGCGAGTCGTCACCTCAG CTCCGCTATCTGAGATTGTAATTCTTGCCGTGGCCATCGGGGGCGCTGTGCTCCTAGCGATCGTCATCTTCACCATTTCCACGTTCGTACGGCGGCGGCGGACGAGTGAGAGACTGGAGCGGGAACGGCTGCAACATCAGCGTAAAGACCTTGTGGTGTGGTGA